Within the Erigeron canadensis isolate Cc75 chromosome 6, C_canadensis_v1, whole genome shotgun sequence genome, the region GAGAAGATGACGGTAACAACCAATGCCCATTAGGTAAAATATTCGTATACGAATTACCATCATTTTTCAACACCGAGTTATTAGAAAACTGTCATGAATTAAACCCTTTTGGTCCTCGTTGCGACACCTATTCTAACGACGGACTTGGCCGTCCGGCGACAAAGCTTGCCGGAGTGATTCCGTCAAGTCTAGCCGGCTCATGGTTTTGGACTGACCAGTTTGCATCAGAAATAATCTATCATAATAGAATGATGAACTATCGTTGTAGAACATTAGAGCCAGAATCAGCTACGGCGTACTACATTCCGTTTTACGCTGGACTCGCAGTGGGTAAATATCTATGGACGAAGAATTACACGGCAGAAGATCGTGACCGTCATTGCGAAATGATGCTGAAGTGGGTTCATGATCAACCGTATTGGAAGAAATCGGACGGTTGGGATCATTTCATTACGATGGGACGCATCACATGGGATTTCCGTCGGTCTAATGAACAAGATTGGGGGTCAAGATGTATTTATTTACCAGGGATGAGAAACATCACACGGTTATTAATTGAGCGGAATTCATGGGACTATTTTGATGTCGGTGTTCCTTATCCCACTGGATTCCATCCCAATACCCCTTCAGATGTCGCCACGTGGCAGGACTTCGTCCGTACACGTGACCGAGATACCTTGTTCTGTTTTGCTGGTGCGACGCGTGGGCTTATCAAGAATGATTTTCGTGGGTTGTTGTTGAATCAATGCTACAACTCGTCGGATTCTTGTCGGGTCGTGGATTGTGGCGGGTCAAAATGCTCCAACGGGACTTCGTTAATCCTTGAGTCTTTTCTCGGGTCCGAATTTTGTCTTCAGCCTAGGGGAGATAGCTTTACTAGGAGGTCTATTTTTGATTGCATGATTGCGGGTTCGGTTCCAGTGTTCTTCTGGAACCGAACCGCGTACTCACAATACGAATGGTTCTTACCGGGTCAGCCCGAAAGCTATTCggtttttattgataaaaatgaCGTGTTAAATGGGAAGTCTATAAAAAGCGTACTTGAGAAATTTGGAAAAGATGAGGTgagaaaaatgagagaaaaagtgATTGAATATATTCCAAGAATTGTGTATGCAAAACCACATGAAGGTCTTGAAGGTATGAAAGATGCATTTGATGTGGCTGTGGAAGGAGTTTTGAATAGGGTGAAGGATCATGAGAAAGAAGGGTTTAAATggtaattattgttattattttggcaaatttttatatcaaacaattcgatatattatttttatacaaatcTGATAAAGATGGTAGAAATTAGTTTATAGATATACAAGTTTTGGCTAAGTGGGAATGGTGACTGATGTAAAATTTGTACAATTTATGATTGGTTTGCTACAAGTAGATATAtaagagtaataataataataaacttatttACAATACTTTGCaccatgttttatttttttctgcattaatatttgtttttgcaCATAAAGTATGCTTTGTTCGATTCTGTTTGGTTTTATGTAGGTTGCAAtcatttctttatatttttgaatGCATTATATAATACTGTAATTATTTACTTTTACTGTGTAAGATGGAACAAAAATAAAGTGTCGAGCTACCGTGgcataacttttttaattagcTAGTCTAAAGTTTCAAGCTACTcgtatataatataacttttgttatatatctcttcccgttatTGCTGTCAGCAATTGAGGTAACTAATCTGTTAAACTTGGAAATATCAATCGAGTTATTACAAGCTCATTGTTTTCATTGCATGGGTTGATCATTCCATTCCGTTCACCTCCATTTAATTTGTTACCAAACTTACGTagtatcaaattttatttaaataaaaggttAGCTAATGACTTAATGATAAGCCTTGATAACTAAGAACGTTGTGTGTGTGCTGCTGGTAACAATAATGTCGTGAAATATTAGTATTGGTATAATGGTATGCCTCGACCCTGCACACAAGCCCCATTTCCTTGGTCATTTCTAAGCTAAGTAATGGACGGTGGCGTAAAGTGTGCGGATATAACTTTGAATCTCATTTCGAATAATACTTTTTGTACTTCCCTTGTGTTGTTAGATAGCTCCTTCATACATTTGTTTTAGCAGCAAATGACAGGTTAAAGATTGTGATTTAATGGTTATGGTTTATCACAAGTGATTAGatatatacttgttttattgattttaattatgATCAACGAGCCAAGTCACTAATCTcaatattgatttaattaatcaaaCGATGCCTTTCACTACTTAacgggtatatatatatatatatatatatatgtctttgtAATGCTATAGTGATAAACGATAGTATTAAGTTTAGTGATATTGATCGATATGCATATCCTCTATCTTTATAGATGCTTCAAATAAAAAGGGAAACGGGAAAGTCATTTAGCGTCAAGTGGTCAAACATTGCATCAAATACTCCGTAGTAGACTAATTAAGTAGTTAGATTTGCTCATTTGCTATATAGATAAAAACAACATTGCATCAAAGACTCACTAGTTAATACATCTAGTGAATGATAAGGAAACTTTTATAAACGATAGTAAAATATCTAGATTGAAGTACGTATATTACAATTTATTCTGAAAAAGCTTGGTTCATATTTATGATATGACATCAATCGTATAGTCTATATAATCTGTGGGACATGTTATAAAgtaattttactttttctttgttGGTTCACTTGGTTGTGTTGGTTCTTGTCCCAATTGGATAGGAGGGCGAGGCCCTGACCGTAAATACGAAGAATAAAAGTGTGAAAAGTGGTGCATTAGTGGTAATCAAGTAAACCcatgttttgtattgttttgtttttccacAATGCTTTATCCTCGGACTATGTGACACGTGATGGACACTTGCTCTTATTTTACAAGTCCCATATTATTAAAAGACGATAAGAATCGATTTTTTAACGCCCCCAATATCcgcatcatttttttttaacccgACCATTACTATCTTtttgcaaaaagtgaaaaaaatgcgAACCCCTATGTTTATAATGGTAAATATGACAGAATAAAAGCGGACCCCCTATCAGAGTCGTTGCAAAAAATCTAGTCGGGTTACCAAAAAGGTGATCGGGTTACCAGGTGCCTTTTTTAATTGGTCTTGAAAGTAGTCAATGACGGTATGAATTATGAAAGATGGGGGAGGATGGACTCCTGGAACGAAGATAATTCGTCattagaaacaaaaaaatttataaactataaaataCAATGTAAATTTAAAGGATTTTATTAGACGAAGACCTAagaattttctttaaaatatattaaatgattgtatatttataaaaaattaacgtgcagttttaatatgaaaatatataatcgTTTTAAGGTTTCATTTAATATTCTTCAAATGTAAATTATAGGTTTTCagtactttatatataatagagtaaattacacttttcatccttaaagttgacacgttttttaattttgattcctaaactttaaaaattacaattttgaccctaaagttgaccaattttttcaataatcgttttttggccttacggcgttaaaaaatgacCGTTAACGTatgcacgtgctagacacgtaaggacactaatgtcatttcaccttacactgagggacgaaaagtgaaaaaatagctacttgagggacgaaaaatgaaaatcaaacaaataattttattcttCCATTTTTCGATCATCTTTACCCCCAAGcctctccaatcaccaccacctaataacTACCAACAACAGTCGCCGCTACCAGCCACCACCGTCGGTAACCAACACCAGCTACCGCCGTCTATAACCGCCACCTCCGGCCACCgccgcctataattaccacGAGCCACCGCCACTACAATCAACACTAGCCACCACCACCTAtaatcaccaccagccaccgctGCCTACAATTACCATCAAACACCGCCGTCTACAGtcaccaccaaccaaccgccGCCGAATAGTTAcaccaccaaccaaccgccgccaccttgaatcaccaccatccaccgtcccccattcaattaaaatcaaaatttaagaaaagaaaaaaaaatgactgacatgtttaaattataatttgtttgattgcttgtgttttgaatatcatgaatttgagtaaatgattttgtttgtgggttagatttggattcaaagtcgaGTTTATTAGGTATAATCGGAAAATAGATGTCTAGTCGAAAAATTCCAtcggtaaaaatgatcggagaagatgatcggaaaagaaagaatgtaaaaataaatttatttgtatgattttcatttttcgtccttcaagtagctattttttcccttttcgtccctcaaatagctattttttcacttttcgtccctcaaatagctattttttcacttttcgtccctcggtgtaagttgaaatgacattagtgcttTCACGTGTCTaacacgtgcgtacgttaacggcaaTTGTTTAACGTCGTAAgaccaaaggacgattattgaaaaaactGGCCatctttagggtcaaaattataatttttaaagtttagagatCAAAAGTAAAAACGTGCTAACTTTAGAgtcgaaaagtgtaatttactctatataataatgatgatgatgtcgttaagatatattttgaaaatatataatattttgacgTTTATAAATAGCACATATGGTATTGTCTCTTTctctttttatctatatctctcttaataattagggttaatacTTATGGATGGATTTAGTAACCGAAATTCCCTCCAACCCTTTATCTGGCTCTGATGGAGTTAGCACGAACTGGTGCGTAAATGTTATACCAAATGAATCTATGGAAAATTGGAAATACCTACATGGTTGGGTCATCAGTTATTCTTCCAAGTCCATTTAAGCTTGCTTAAAATTTACCAGGCCCATTATAATTCACAGCAGGCCCGAAAGGGTGGCCAAGCTAACAACGTTGGCCATCAGCCCATGAGCCTACTGCCTACGACTACGAGTCCATAATACAATGATAAGTAAACAAATCATGCATTATGTTTTTAATAACATGATCATTGTATGGAAGAttgattatatatcattttgtGAAAAAACAAACAGTCTATATATCTTATATCTTATTAATGATAAACAACCAGCAATTGCTAATTGCATATATACATGTCCGCTTATTCAGatatttaagtttaaaatacaTAGTTTTGTGCCAAAGAAGTAAAGAAATGTCACATCCAAGTATCAAACTACATTGATGATTTGAAGGTTGACATAAAGAAACAAACAACTTCGAATGTTTAAATCTACTTTCAGTATGACTTAACTTGTGGTAGTGTAAATACATATTCTTAATCCTATTATTATCAACTAGAAGGGTGTCTGCGTGTTGTAGCAACAACAGTTTATAACGGGTAAGATGTCGTAACGGTAATACAAGTTGTTTAGGATACTTTAATGAGATGTGGCGATGAGGCATATAACCGTGGTTATCATTCTAAATATAAGTCGAGGattagatgaaaaaaataataatgtgcAAAAACTAACCATTCTAAATATATCTGTTAGAGTTACTTAGGGATAGTTTaagaatattgaaaaaaatgttgaatttcttaaaataaagagtcaatatgttttataaagaagtataaaaataaatagaatagTCCTTTATTGCCTTAATCATGGTCTTACTTGGAATTGAAAGTCGTGttaataaacaattaaaactatTGTAGTTATCCCTAACCAAGATccaaaacaaactaaatttGTTTTGACATAAGTATCTCCTCATGATAGGATATTTTGGAAACATTGAAACAAACGTAGAAATCCTCCAAAGTATATGTACACGAACATTGTTCTAACTAAGAATCTATTAGATACCTTCAAGCTTACGAACCGCAAACCACAATATCCCTCACAACTCGCTGGTCCTTTCATTTGTCATATTATTCACTAATCATGTGTATAGCATCGACTATATTAAGCTATGATAAATTTTACCCACTTTCAAACTTTCTACAATGTACATAAGAATAAAAACTCAAATAAGAATTGAATTTACTAtgccaataaaataaaaactaggaTGAGATTATGAGAATTAGGTAGCTGTATGAACATAGTTTGACGGTAGGCAGAGCCGGCTTAATAGTAATCTAGGATAAGCAGCTGCGTTGGGCTTCCATTTTTCTCGGGCCTTCATATTTTATACACTGAATAAAGTATTTATAGATATTTGGGCTAATACTATTACAttataaaagatgaaaaagttAAGCGGCTATTGACTTATCGCTGTGccttaagaaaaaataaaaagggagaCTATGTATCATAATGAAAGGCAGGAGACTTAAATAGATTTCGCTTAAAGGAGTACCTTTCACAGTTTTCaggtatttttttattattattattttttttgcttttttgttttctttgctAATGACTTAGGCCTAGAACATAAATTTCGCTTAAGTCCTCCAAAAATTTTAAGCCGGCACGGACGGTAAGTGATAGTATGTACATCACCATTTTTAGCCGTACaccatcaaacatatattagaCAATTGTACTAAAGTACTCAACAATAATCGAAAATATGTTTGATGGTGTAGGAGTAAAAAATGTTGGGCGTACGAATCACACCCAAATTTAATTAACCTAAATTTACCGCAGTTGTTTTTGTTCTAGTACTAGTAGTCGGTAAATTACAGCACAAATAAATATCCGGTTTACACTACTAGAGTAAAAAGCAACAGATATTTTGCTCAAGGATTCTACTTAATTTTCACATATGCGGCCCAAATACACTAACGTGCCCTGCCTTTAATCCAACGGCTCAAAAACAATATTCTGAAAATTACCGATATAAATATCAGAAACCCTAAACCTTAACCCCCCTCTTTCTTTCTCCTTTTCCAACCTCCGCAGGCAGGAAGGAAAAACACAGGAGAAAAACACACGCACACACCGCCACCAAATTTATATCTTTATTGTATACATACAAACCCtgatttattatatatcatGCCTTCTCTTGCCGTTTTGTCTGAAACTTCTGAAACAACTACTAAAgtcaagaagatgatgaagaacacCGCCACCGACACCGACACCGTCGCTCTCGAATCTCcaatttcaaaaaaagaaaaaaagagcaAAAAAATTATCTCTTCTGATTCTGAAAAGTCAGAAAAGAAATCCAAAAAGAAACGTAAAGCtgcttctgatgatgatgataatgatactAGCTCTGAACAAATTCAACCTAATATCaaggtatatataatataaatatttatatgtatgtttgtatgcatgtgttattggatttaaaaatttgaatgaattgaTGTTGTGAAGGATGATGAGGGTGTGAAGAAAagtaagaagaagaaaataaaattggaTGAAGAGGCAGCACTAGTTGAGGTTGTTAAGAAAGTAGAAGAGAATCCGAATGCGGTTACTAATTTTAGAATTTCGGAGCCGTTGAAGAATGCTTTGAAGGCTAAGGGGATTGAAGCATTGTTTCCAATTCAGGCCAGGACTTTTAATTCTATCTATGATGGTCTTGATTTGATTGGGAAAGCCAAAACTGGTCAGGTACTTAACAAAttcattttttgtatatatttatgtttggaTAAAGATAATGTCATGTTGAATAATAGGAATTGGTTTATGGaacttaattttttaagttatatatatgtttagggGAAAACATTGGCTTTTATATTGCCAATATTGGAGTCTTTAATCAATGGACCTGAGAAAGCAACTAGGAGGACCGGGTACGGGCGGTCACCTACGATTCTTGTGCTTTTGCCAACTAGGGAGTTAGCAAAGCAGGTATTTTGATCACTTTTGAGTTATGTACAACATTTTGGGTTattggtttttttggttttagtaATAAATAAGCTTGTGAGTTAGGTGTTTACGGATTTCAAATATTACGGTGAGGCTGTTGGCTTGAGTTCATGTTGTTTGTATGGTGGTGGAGGGGCATCTATTGGTCCTCAAACTGTTCAACTGAAAAGAGGAGTGGATATTGTTGTCGGAGCTGTTGGTCGTGTTAAGGTTAGTATTACATTGTTTAATCATCTCTAGACaggagttttttatttttttattttattattattttttttgttatgtttagaACAACTTCATGGTTAACTTGTATGAGTAATATGTTAAGCGAAGCTTGTGTGATTTGATAATAATGTCTAGGATCATATTGAGAGAGGGAACCTTGACTTGTGCTCATTGAAATTCCGTATCCTTGATGAAGCTGATGAAATGTTGAGGCAAGGTTTTGTTGAAGATGTTGAATATATTctaggtatatatatttttttcaaatttccgGATATATTTCCGTTGAGTTAGACACATTTGCTTAGATACCTTTGTgcattatctatatatatctttatactTTGTCTATCATTTTTCAAGTATGGGATGATTACATAGGTTACTGTTTCTGTATTTTCATTCCCCtgttgtcattttttttattgtttgtttttgattgctttctatatatatatatatatagtatatttaGATATTTAGATTTTAAGAAGTTACTTCGGAGAATTTTCAAATTTAGCCATCTGGGCTTGAAAATTTGCTTATTAGTGAGACTATGTTTTGCTTCAGTTTCATATTCCTTGTAGAATTTTAATTTGTTGGCAATTAgttataattttgaatattccaTAAAGAACATGTTTTTGTTCCTGGAAATGATGTCAGAAACCCTGCATATGTTATATCTTGTACGGAAGTGTTAGTAGCCTAATCTTTCATTTAACAAATTCAAGTTTGGCAAATCGGTTTTTTCCGCCATCTGGTCTTCTTTTTTATTGCATATATAGCTGACTCCagcttctttcttttgttttaaaggCAAGGTGAATGATGCCACCAAAGTTCAAACAGTTCTGTTCAGTGCAACTTTACCAGCTTGGGTGAATCATGTAAGCCTCTTTGACTATTGCTCACTTTGCTGTTTTATGTTGCTCCCATAAGTGGATCTAAATAGGCAGGGTGTATGTCATTAATGTATTACAAGTTTCTTACAACGTTCTCTTCGTTGTGCTTGCTCAGATTGCATCGAAGTTTTTGAAATCAGACAAGAAGATTGTAGATCTTGTTGGTGTTCAGGTAATGAAGGCCAGTGAAAATGTTAGACACATCATCATGCCTTGTTCTTGGACAGCAAGATCACAGGTCATTCCTGATATCATTCGCCATCATAGCAGGTAGGTTATCATACTTTATAACTAGTTTAGTAGCAGTCTGCAGATGTTGTTAAACATTGTGTTAAGCATGTATTCTTTTGTTTTCTCATGTTTAGTTGTGTTTCTTTCAGTGGTGGCCGTACCATTATTTTCACCGAGACAAAGGATTATTGCTCTGAACTATCTGGACTACTGACAGGAGCCCGACCGTTACATGGTGACATTCAACAGTCTGTGCGAGAGGTATATCAATATCTACATTatgatatatgaaaatttaactTGAGTATACCTTTTTAGGAGTAAGTATTAAATATGTGATTTTGTAATAGCAAACACTTGCGGGATTCCGATCAGGCAAGTTCATGACATTGGTGGCCACAAATGTGGCAGCTCGAGGACTCGATATTAATGATGTCCAGCTGATCATCCAGGTATAGTTTGTTATCATCCATTAAAATCTAGTCATTAATTCTAGTACTTGTAGATCAGTAGATCttttggttttatatattatatcaatatcaatgaATTTACTTCTGCATCCTTCAGTGTGAACCACCACGTGATGTTGAAGACTATATTCACCGATCTGGGAGGACAGGGAGAGCTGGTATTTTCATACTTCTGTTATTCGTCATAAGAAATAATCATTCAACTATTTTTCATGCCTCTAATGTATTagttggttgctgctttaactTTCTCCAGGGAAGTCTGGTGTTGCCATTACACTTTATGAGCCAAGGAAGGCCAATATCTCCAAGTTAGAGAGAGAAGCGGGTGTCAAATTTGAACATATATCTGCTCCTCAACCGGCTGATATTGCTAAAGCTGCTGGTGGAGATGCAGCAGAGGCAATAATACAAGTTGCCGACAGGTGAACTTTCTTTTTGTGATCGATTTTGTACTCATACAAATAATATTGCAAGGTATTGAACATAGTTTTTGTGTAGTGTCATCCCTGTCTTCAAGTCAGCTGCAGAGGAGTTGTTAAATTCTTCTGGCCTAACACCGGTGGAACTTCTTGCTAAGGCGCTTGCCAAGAGTGTTGTAAGTCTAGTGCAGATTCTTATTCATTGGTCTGTTATTTGTTTCCGCTTGTATGTGTAAGATAAAAGGGTATCATATCatttttgtttctcatttctgCCAGGGATATACAGAAATTAAAAAGAGGTCACTTCTATCGTCCATGGAGAACTTTGTGACACTACATCTTGATGCTGGAAGACCTTGTTATACACCTTCGTAAGCCTTCAAAACCTGTTTGTTttgaacttgtaattttgttgcGTATATTAACGTGTGATGGTCATTTTTTAATTACAGATTCGCATATGGTGTCTTGAGAAGGTTTCTGCCtgaagaaaaagtagagtcaaTTCAAGGTTTAGCCCTAACTGCTGATCAAAGAGGTGCTGTCTTTGATGTTCCTGTGGAAGACTTGGATATGTTCCTTGCTGGTTCGTTTTCATCTATCTGCTCCGCTATATAATCTTAGTAATATATCAATGTGTTCAATTGTTTATGTTTCTTGATTCGGTAATGGATTTGCAGGCCAGGAGAATGCTACAGGAGTGAG harbors:
- the LOC122603776 gene encoding xyloglucan galactosyltransferase XLT2, whose product is MLPITDTISPPSPKKPLPELHRKNSFSSIKPYLPRTWLILFVFFLQIVLLLFARNFHVSTAITTTTHQPEPTTFAVVHGGEDDGNNQCPLGKIFVYELPSFFNTELLENCHELNPFGPRCDTYSNDGLGRPATKLAGVIPSSLAGSWFWTDQFASEIIYHNRMMNYRCRTLEPESATAYYIPFYAGLAVGKYLWTKNYTAEDRDRHCEMMLKWVHDQPYWKKSDGWDHFITMGRITWDFRRSNEQDWGSRCIYLPGMRNITRLLIERNSWDYFDVGVPYPTGFHPNTPSDVATWQDFVRTRDRDTLFCFAGATRGLIKNDFRGLLLNQCYNSSDSCRVVDCGGSKCSNGTSLILESFLGSEFCLQPRGDSFTRRSIFDCMIAGSVPVFFWNRTAYSQYEWFLPGQPESYSVFIDKNDVLNGKSIKSVLEKFGKDEVRKMREKVIEYIPRIVYAKPHEGLEGMKDAFDVAVEGVLNRVKDHEKEGFKW
- the LOC122603775 gene encoding DEAD-box ATP-dependent RNA helicase 7-like: MPSLAVLSETSETTTKVKKMMKNTATDTDTVALESPISKKEKKSKKIISSDSEKSEKKSKKKRKAASDDDDNDTSSEQIQPNIKDDEGVKKSKKKKIKLDEEAALVEVVKKVEENPNAVTNFRISEPLKNALKAKGIEALFPIQARTFNSIYDGLDLIGKAKTGQGKTLAFILPILESLINGPEKATRRTGYGRSPTILVLLPTRELAKQVFTDFKYYGEAVGLSSCCLYGGGGASIGPQTVQLKRGVDIVVGAVGRVKDHIERGNLDLCSLKFRILDEADEMLRQGFVEDVEYILGKVNDATKVQTVLFSATLPAWVNHIASKFLKSDKKIVDLVGVQVMKASENVRHIIMPCSWTARSQVIPDIIRHHSSGGRTIIFTETKDYCSELSGLLTGARPLHGDIQQSVREQTLAGFRSGKFMTLVATNVAARGLDINDVQLIIQCEPPRDVEDYIHRSGRTGRAGKSGVAITLYEPRKANISKLEREAGVKFEHISAPQPADIAKAAGGDAAEAIIQVADSVIPVFKSAAEELLNSSGLTPVELLAKALAKSVGYTEIKKRSLLSSMENFVTLHLDAGRPCYTPSFAYGVLRRFLPEEKVESIQGLALTADQRGAVFDVPVEDLDMFLAGQENATGVSLQVVKELPQLQEKEQARSRFSSGSNGFSRGRNFSDRRNDRFSRGSGGRSGGGGSRGGRGSYKRY